Proteins from a single region of Xylocopa sonorina isolate GNS202 unplaced genomic scaffold, iyXylSono1_principal scaffold0109, whole genome shotgun sequence:
- the LOC143432375 gene encoding uncharacterized protein LOC143432375, protein MAHKKSLKRTLKDLRGNKQLFGGAFILLANDFRQTLPVIPRSVPADELNACLKSSVLWRYVEKISLKTNMRVQLQQDESSEPFAKQLLDIGNGKMEIDQSTHCITLPENFCHIVKSTDELIAKAFSNLSQNYKNNQRVSERAILAAKNIDVNLINCTIQIKIPDEETTYKSIDTVVNHDESVNYPTEFFNSLDLQGMPPHILSLEIGPPIILLRNINPSQLCNGTRLSVKKLINNIIEATILKGKHQGEHVLLPRNPIIPTNTSFEFKRLQFPVRLAFAMTITKAQEQSLQVCGLNLVNPCFSYGQLYVGCSRVGKPSNLFILAPDRKTNNVVYLQALLR, encoded by the coding sequence ATGGCACACAAGAAATCATTGAAACGTACATTAAAAGATTTGAGAGGAAATAAGCAGCTCTTTGGTGGTGCATTCATTTTGCTAGCTAATGATTTTCGACAAACTTTACCAGTTATACCACGTTCAGTACCTGCAGATGAATTGAATGCATGTCTCAAATCATCAGTTTTATGGCGGTATGTGGAGAAAATATCTTTAAAGACCAATATGCGTGTTCAATTACAACAAGATGAATCTTCTGAACCATTTGCAAAACAATTATTAGATATTGGGAatggtaaaatggaaatagatcaATCCACACACTGTATTACATTACCAGAAAACTTTTGTCACATTGTAAAATCCACTGATGAATTGATTGCCAAAGCTTTTTCAAATTTATCGCAGAATTATAAAAATAACCAACGGGTTAGTGAGCGTGCTATATTGGCAGCTAAAAACATTGATGTGAATTTAATAAACTGCACAATTCAAATTAAAATACCTGATGAAGAAACAACATATAAATCCATAGATACTGTTGTCAATCACGATGAATCAGTTAATTATCCAAcagaattttttaattcattGGATCTACAAGGAATGCCACCACATATTTTATCTTTGGAAATTGGTCCCCCAATCATCCTTCTACGAAATATAAATCCATCGCAACTATGCAATGGGACTAGGCTATcagtaaaaaaattaataaataacataattgaGGCAACCATTTTAAAGGGAAAACATCAAGGGGAACATGTGCTACTACCACGCAATCCCATAATACCAACGAATACTTCATTTGAATTCAAACGTCTACAGTTTCCGGTACGACTAGCCTTTGCAATGACCATTACCAAAGCACAGGAACAATCATTGCAAGTATGTGGATTAAATTTGGTAAATCCATGCTTCTCATATGGACAGCTGTACGTTGGGTGTTCTCGAGTTGGAAAACCttcaaatttatttattcttgCACCAgataggaaaacaaataatgttGTATATTTACAAGCACTACTAAGATAA